A stretch of DNA from Piliocolobus tephrosceles isolate RC106 chromosome 21, ASM277652v3, whole genome shotgun sequence:
ccactatagtgaaaccccacctctactaaaaatcccaaattagctgggcgtggtggtgtgcacctgtaatcccagctacttggagacaggagaatcgcttgaacctaggaggtggaagttgccatCATGCCATTGTagtcaagcctgggtgacagagcaagacttcatctcaaaaataaataaataaataaataaataaagctccaACTGTTGATTCCGCCTGTTCTCTGGGCGGGGCACTGTGCTGGCCCTTTTAAGGAAGGTCTTGTCTAACCCTCCCAGTGCCTGTGAGGTGAGTCCTGTTATGGCCTCCACtctgcagatgaagaaacaggctcagagggCTAACAGCACTTCCCCAGGAGGCACGGCTGGTTTGGGGTGAAGCTGGAGTTACCCTGAGCACAGCCTGACTCCAGGAGTCAGCTCCACGGCCTCTTCCTCTGAGACACGGTTTTCTCATCGGCTAGTGGGGCTCTGCCTGCTTCTTGAGGCTGTTAGAGGTTGGCAGGCCAGGTCGACAGAGGAAAAGGACCCGCCCTGTGCCTCAGAAGACACGGGCGAGGAGCAGGCATGAGGCCCCAGGTACCGTCTCTGAGGGAGGGTCCTGGGCCCTGGGCTGAGAAAGCCGGGGTGGAGGGCTCAGCGTGGAGACCCCAGGCTGGGAGGGGACTCACCGAGCGTGGTGCTGGAGAAGGTGGAGCCATGGATGCCCGTGTGTCTGCCCAGCTCTGTCCTGGCCACGCCGGGGTGCAGGGCGTTGACAGTCACACCAGAGCCTGGGGAAGAAACAGAAGATTGAGGGAGAGGTTCAGCCTTACCTGGAAGGCTGTGGCAGCCTACACCCAGCTGTGCGGCTTCCGGGCGCCAGGCTGCTTCCTACACTCAAACCCCATCGTCCCTCTTCTCTGAAATCTTAGTGAAGTCATCTTATCTTGCAGGGCGGCTCTGCCACATGGCTGCTGGGAGCCGAGCTTTCCTGGAGGGCTTGATAAACCCAGAATGCTGAGCTCACCCCGAGAGTCCAAATCGGTGGGTGAGGGTGGGATCTAAGATACTGTAACTCTGACCAGCTCCCACTGGGGCTGGCACAGCTGGTCCACAGACCATCTTTCAGAAGCAAAGGCCCAGCACAGATtcctcaacctcagcactatggACGCTGTGGATCGGGAGGAGTGAGGGGCCGTCCTCTGTGCTGTAGGACATTGAGCAGCATCCGGGCCTTTACCCTCCAGATGCCCAGAGCAATCTCTCCCCCACCCAGCTGTGATCACTGTTGTTTCCAGGCACTGACGACTGTGGGCCAGAACTGCCCCTGGTTGAGACTCACTGGCTGGAGCCAAAAGGCTGAGCTGCCTGCCCAACAGCAGCAGGGAAGGACACCTGATCCAGGCAGACTAGACCACCTGGGATGAACAGACAATCATCAGAAGAATGATCGATTAGTGATGTCTGCTTCAGGCACCAGAAGGGGGCAGGGTGGTCCGTGTGCTCTACTTTCACGGATTCTGTTGTGGAGCCACAGCTTGGCCTCCCATCAGCCTAGAAGGGCTGCTCTAGGCTCGGAGTAAAGCAAGAGGGAGGCCGAGCCTAGCGCCCCGCACCTTGCAGCCGCCGGCTCAGCTCCTTGGTGAAGAGGACGATGGCCAGCTTGCTCTGGCAGTAGGCGGCTTTGGTGTTATACTTCCTCGTCTGCCAGTTCAAGTCATCAAAGTCTATGTGCCCAGCAACATGGGCCAAGGACGAGAGGTTGATGATCCGCGAAGGGGCTGAGGCTTTCAGCTTGTCCAGCAGCAAGTTCGTCAAGAGAAAGTGACCTGGATTAAGGATGAAAAAAGGTCACTTTtggctcacgcctaaaatcccagcaaatTGGGAGGACGacggaggaggatcgcttgagcccacggGGCAGCCGCCTGCCCAGGCCTCACCCAGGTGGTTAACGCCAAACTGCATCTCGAAGCCGTCCTCGGTGGTCCAGTGGGGGCACCGCATCACGCCCGCGTTGTTGATTAGAATGTCCACTCGCTCCTCCTCTGGAACagaggggtggggaaggagaCATCAGCGTGAGGACAGACCCCAGCCTGAGGCAGCAGGAGAAACGTTCCTGTGCTCCCGGAACCCGTGAACATGGCCTGTGCCGGAAACAGGGTCTGTGCTGAAGTGGCCACGTCAGGAAGAGGTCattagggtgagccctaatccagtgactggtgtcctcataggAAGGgaaaacagagacagacacacacggGGAGAAGGCCACGTGTGGACGGAAGCGGAGACCCGAGAGGCGCAGCTCCAAGATGAGTGTGGGCGCCCCCCGCTGGAAGTGGAAGAGGCTGGGGATTACCGCCCCTCTCACAGGATCACAGCCACAGGGACACCGTGATCCAGACTGCCGGCTTCCGGACCTGTGAGCGAATGCGTGTCTGAGGGTGTAAGCCACTGGGTTTGAGGTACCTCGTTACAGCAGGCCCAGGACACTCACACCCCCTCCATCTAAGCCTTAGGACTCTTTCCTGCAGCAGCCCCGAGGCCAAACGGGGTTACCGGTGCGAGCCCTGGCACTGCGGGTTTGCAAGTGCGGTCTCATTCCCAAGCCTGCCACCTCACTCGCACAAACAGGGCACACAGATGGAGACTGCGGCCTccgtttcctcagctgtaaaatgcgCTGAACCACAAGGCCTTCCTCCCTATATCACTCAGCTCGGGTtccataacaaagtgccacagacAGGTGGTTTAAAACCTCACagacctggccgggcacggtggctcacgcctgtaatcccagcactttgggaggccgaggtgagcggatcacctgaggtcaggagtttgagaccagcctgaccaacatggaaaaactgcatctctactaaaaatacaaaattagccgggcgtggtggcgggcgcctgtagtgccagctactcaggaggctgaggcaggagaatcgcttgaaactgggaggcagaggctgcagtgagcagagatcgcaccattacactccagcctgggcaacaagagcgagagactccatctcaaaaataaaataaaataaaaataaaaataaaaaatcacagtcccagaggctggaagtcccagatcaaggtgtgggcagagcTGGTTCCCTCTGAGGGCCCTCAGGGAGAATCTGCtctggcctctctccttggctcccAGGTGACCAGCTCCTCTGTCCCTCTCCCTTCGTCTTCCCTTTGgagctgtctctctcttttttttcctttttaaattttatatgcatatatatactttttttcagacatggtctcactaggttgcccaggctggtctcaaacttttggcctcaagcaatcctcctgccttggcctcccaaagtgctgcgatttcactgcggcctattttttttttttggaggtggagtttcattcttgtcgcccaggctggagtacagtggcgcaatctcagctcaccgcaacttccacctcccaggttcaaacaattctcctgcctcagcctcccaagtagttggggccacaggcacacgccaccgtgcccagctggcaCGTCTGTTTCTGTGTGGAAATTTCCCCTTttaataaggacaccagtcactggattagggcccaccctaatgacctcattttaacttgaggACCTCTGTAAACACCCACCTCTAAATGAAGTCACATGCTGAGGGACGGGGGGTCAGGATCCCAACCTATCTTTGAGGGTGGGGGACACGATGGAATTCATAATGCTCCTGAAgtggttttttctgttttttgtttttttttttgagatggagtctccccttgtcgcccaggctggagtgtagagtgcagtgggcgatctcggctcactgcaaattctgcctcccgggttctcccgcctcagccttccgagtagctgggactacaggcacccacaactacgaccagctagtttttttgcatttttagtagagacagagtttcaccgtgttagccaggatgatctcgatctcctgacctcatgatccgcccgcctcagcctcccaaagtgctgggattacaggcgtgagccaccacgcccagcctccgaAGTGGCTTTCAGTGGGGATCATGAATTAGGTGTCCAGTGTGTACCACACAGAGACACCGTCTCGTTCTCTGTATGAGAAGGAGGGGTTGGGGTTGCAGCACACCCGTCATGAATACGAGCTCTGGAGCAGGACAGACAAGTTCAAACCCTGGCTCCACCCAGACCAGCTGCCTAACCCTGGCCAAGTCACATCACTTCTCTGTGACGCAGTTTACTcctcgtaaaaaaaaaaaaaaaaaaaaaaaataacatcacCTGCCTGGTACAACTGTATAGTTACTCATTTggtaagtattttcttttttttcttttttttttttttttttgagacggagtcttgctctgtcgcccaggctggagtgcagtggccggatctccgctcactgcaagctccgcctcctgggtttacgccattcNNNNNNNNNNNNNNNNNNNNNNNNNNNNNNNNNNNNNNNNNNNNNNNNNNNNNNNNNNNNNNNNNNNNNNNNNNNNNNNNNNNNNNNNNNNNNNNNNNNNNNNNNNNNNNNNNNNNNNNNNNNNNNNNNNNNNNNNNNNNNNNNNNNNNNNNNNNNNNNNNNNNNNNNNNNNNNNNNNNNNNNNNNNNNNNNNNNNNNNNNNNNNNNNNNNNNNNNNNNNNNNNNNNNNNNNNNNNNNNNNNNNNNNNNNNNNNNNNNNNNNNNNNNNNNNNNNNNNNNNNNNNNNNNNNNNNNNNNNNNNNNNNNNNNNNNNNNNNNNNNNNNNNNNNNNNNNNNNNNNNNNNNNNNNNNNNNNNNNNNNNNNNNNNNNNNNNNNNNNNNNNNNNNNNNNNNNNNNNNNNNNNNNNNNNNNNNNNNNNNNNNNNNNNNNNNNNNNNNNNNNNNNNNNNNNNNNNNNNNNNNNNNNNNNNNNNNNNNNNNNNNNNNNNNNNNNNNNNNNNNNNNNNNNNNNNNNNNNNNNNNNNNNNNNNNNNNNNNNNNNNNNNNNNNNNNNNNNNNNNNNNNNNNNNNNNNNNNNNNNNNNNNNNNNNNNNNNNNNNNNNNNNNNNNNNNNNNNNNNNNNNNNNNNNNNNNNNNNNNNNNNNNNNNNNNNNNNNNNNNNNNNNNNNNNNNNNNNNNNNNNNNNNNNNNNNNNNNNNNNNNNNNNNNNNNNNNNNNNNNNNNNNNNNNNNNNNNNNNNNNNNNNNNNNNNNNNNNNNNNNNNNNNNNNNNNNNNNNNNNNNNNNNNNNNNNNNNNNNNNNNNNNNNNNNNNNNNNNNNNNNNNNNNNNNNNNNNNNNNNNNNNNNNNNNNNNNNNNNNNNNNNNNNNNNNNNNNNNNNNNNNNNNNNNNNNNNNNNNNNNNNNNNNNNNNNNNNNNNNNNNNNNNNNNNNNNNNNNNNNNNNNNNNNNNNNNNNNNNNNNNNNNNNNNNNNNNNNNNNNNNNNNNNNNNNNNNNNNNNNNNNNNNNNNNNNNNNNNNNNNNNNNNNNNNNNNNNNNNNNNNNNNNNNNNNNNNNNNNNNNNNNNNNNNNNNNNNNNNNNNNNNNNNNNNNNNNNNNNNNNNNNNNNNNNNNNNNNNNNNNNNNNNNNNNNNNNNNNNNNNNNNNNNNNNNNNNNNNNNNNNNNNNNNNNNNNNNNNNNNNNNNNNNNNNNNNNNNNNNNNNNNNNNNNNNNNNNNNNNNNNNNNNNNNNNNNNNNNNNNNNNNNNNNNNNNNNNNNNNNNNNNNNNNNNNNNNNNNNNNNNNNNNNNNNNNNNNNNNNNNNNNNNNNNNNNNNNNNNNNNNNNNNNNNNNNNNNNNNNNNNNNNNNNNNNNNNNNNNNNNNNNNNNNNNNNNNNNNNNNNNNNNNNNNNNNNNNNNNNNNNNNNNNNNNNNNNNNNNNNNNNNNNNNNNNNNNNNNNNNNNNNNNNNNNNNNNNNNNNNNNNNNNNNNNNNNNNNNNNNNNNNNNNNNNNNNNNNNNNNNNNNNNNNNNNNNNNNNNNNNNNNNNNNNNNNNNNNNNNNNNNNNNNNNNNNNNNNNNNNNNNNNNNNNNNNNNNNNNNNNNNN
This window harbors:
- the RDH13 gene encoding retinol dehydrogenase 13; the protein is MRCPHWTTEDGFEMQFGVNHLGHFLLTNLLLDKLKASAPSRIINLSSLAHVAGHIDFDDLNWQTRKYNTKAAYCQSKLAIVLFTKELSRRLQGSGVTVNALHPGVARTELGRHTGIHGSTFSSTTLGPIFWLLVKSPQLAAQPTTYLAVAEELADVSGKYFDGLKVKAPAPEAEDEEVARRLWAESARLVGLEAPSVREQPLPLPR